One window of Microcoleus vaginatus PCC 9802 genomic DNA carries:
- a CDS encoding TIGR02117 family protein has translation MRKTIQRLGIVILFLTAFLTIGYLTPRKWGNYSQADCIISLYISNQGIHTEIIVPVKNEYFDGNQFLPLTEIGRDATSDYKYLSFGWGDRAFMLETSTSAIINPVTAFKALFLPTPSTLHVQGYRLPPENIETKCVKISGAKYLKMVNFIKTSFLLDAPGKKIKISYGYDNSDSFYEAKGSYSILRTCNDWTAEALQKAAVNTPLWSTLSSAIMFHLNSGCECQK, from the coding sequence ATGAGAAAAACCATACAGCGCTTAGGAATTGTCATCTTATTTTTGACCGCTTTCCTAACAATTGGCTATCTCACTCCCAGAAAGTGGGGAAATTACTCGCAAGCAGATTGCATAATCTCTCTATACATTTCCAATCAAGGCATCCACACCGAAATCATTGTTCCAGTTAAAAATGAATATTTTGACGGGAATCAATTTTTACCGCTAACAGAAATAGGGCGGGATGCAACTTCTGATTATAAATATCTATCTTTTGGCTGGGGAGATAGAGCTTTTATGCTGGAAACTTCTACCTCAGCAATCATCAACCCAGTTACAGCTTTCAAGGCCCTATTTCTCCCTACTCCGTCTACCCTACACGTTCAAGGTTATCGGCTTCCTCCCGAAAATATTGAAACCAAATGTGTGAAAATTAGTGGAGCGAAGTATCTGAAGATGGTAAATTTTATTAAAACTTCATTCCTATTAGACGCACCAGGTAAGAAAATTAAAATTAGCTACGGCTACGACAACAGCGATAGTTTTTATGAAGCAAAAGGCAGTTACTCTATTTTGAGAACTTGCAACGACTGGACAGCCGAAGCTTTGCAAAAAGCTGCTGTCAATACTCCTTTATGGTCTACGCTTTCTTCTGCGATTATGTTTCATTTAAATAGCGGTTGCGAATGTCAAAAATAA
- a CDS encoding PAS domain S-box protein codes for MQNQRNERILPIARSSRSHPWQRFFSIANQLRYGLIFLVLLSLLPTGGLLIYLSFQAQIQQSRSLQQERSQTAAGQIDNYLDDLKRKLSYLARVKGITNFQPQVQQSFLEGLIRHNDAYEAVAILNGNGQVVASVSPYEPLKLENPAHSPLFIRAFKQQEDYVSPVEINPKTHQPTTILAVPIRNERDEVDGVLLAEINLNFLWFVVSQIEVGKTGYLYVVDERNFLIAQKGSKPETFQLQDISKRPFFQFLKASGNTKRLNVYQGLKQVEVLGASALVRSVNWNVVVELPTAEAYAPVYQMLSVMGGSLAVVTIVAVGIGFLFIRQIVVPLQRLTTAATELSAGQLETRVNIDSHNELGTLAIAFNNMATQLEELITAVEVERNFVSAILEIAGALVVVLDPQGQIVRFNRACEQMTHYSFSEVKGRYIWELFPNSDLARQAKTTFESLQSGNFPQQYEGSWVSKDQQLRLIAWSDTALLDNEGEIEYIIKTGIDITERKQAEEELKASEQRLSFLFRQSALAVVEWDLNFQVTAWNPAAEQIFGYTATEAIGHHAAELIVPASARKVVDQVLNELLIDTRGRYSVNENITKDGKTIICEWFNTPLVGDAGKIVGVASLTLDITERTQAEAALRQAKEEAEVALKTLQQTQAQLIQAEKMSGLGQLVAGVAHEINNPVNFIYGNLSHTADYTQNLLKLIQLYQQTYPTNAHIQEKIEEFELDFISEDLPKMLTSMKVGADRIRQIVLSLRNFSRLDEAEKKPVDIHEGIDSTLMILQNRLKAKPEHPAIEIVKEYGELPLVECYAGQLNQVFMNILANAIDALENYDNQRSLKDIQKNPSCITIRTKLVTKETEPGSSKNVVIQFQDNGSGMTETVRQQVFNPFFTTKPTGKGTGLGLSISYQIVVDKHGGSIECFSQPHQGTEFRIEIPVLQSGAVALVGK; via the coding sequence ATGCAAAATCAACGCAACGAGCGCATTCTGCCGATCGCCAGAAGCTCTCGTTCTCATCCTTGGCAACGCTTCTTTTCTATTGCAAATCAGCTCCGGTATGGTTTGATATTTTTGGTTCTTCTGAGCTTGCTGCCCACAGGTGGCTTGCTGATCTACCTCAGCTTTCAGGCGCAGATCCAGCAATCGCGATCGCTCCAACAAGAGCGTAGTCAGACAGCAGCAGGGCAGATTGATAATTATCTAGATGACTTGAAACGAAAACTGAGCTATTTAGCTAGGGTCAAAGGAATCACAAACTTTCAACCTCAAGTGCAGCAGAGTTTCTTGGAAGGGTTGATTCGTCATAATGATGCTTATGAAGCCGTTGCCATTTTGAACGGGAATGGACAAGTTGTCGCGTCAGTTTCACCTTACGAACCGCTCAAGTTAGAAAATCCAGCCCATTCGCCACTGTTTATTCGTGCCTTCAAACAACAGGAAGATTATGTCAGTCCTGTAGAAATTAATCCTAAAACTCACCAACCAACCACCATTCTGGCGGTTCCGATTCGGAATGAGCGAGATGAGGTGGATGGGGTGCTATTAGCAGAGATAAATCTCAACTTTCTCTGGTTTGTTGTTTCCCAAATCGAGGTTGGCAAGACGGGTTATCTTTATGTAGTCGATGAGCGTAATTTTCTCATTGCTCAAAAGGGTAGTAAGCCAGAAACATTTCAACTTCAAGATATTTCTAAGCGCCCTTTCTTTCAATTCTTGAAAGCATCCGGAAATACTAAGCGCCTTAACGTTTATCAAGGTCTAAAGCAGGTAGAAGTATTGGGAGCCAGTGCCTTAGTTCGGAGCGTGAATTGGAATGTGGTTGTAGAACTGCCAACGGCTGAGGCCTATGCTCCCGTTTACCAAATGCTCTCAGTTATGGGAGGCTCATTGGCGGTGGTGACGATCGTCGCTGTTGGCATAGGCTTTCTATTTATTCGGCAAATTGTGGTGCCACTCCAGCGCTTAACCACGGCAGCTACTGAACTCAGTGCGGGGCAATTAGAGACGCGGGTCAACATTGATAGCCACAACGAACTGGGGACATTGGCGATCGCCTTTAACAATATGGCAACCCAGTTAGAGGAACTGATTACAGCAGTTGAAGTGGAACGGAATTTTGTTTCAGCCATTCTTGAAATTGCAGGTGCGCTGGTAGTTGTGCTCGACCCGCAGGGACAAATCGTTCGCTTTAACCGAGCTTGCGAACAAATGACTCATTACTCATTTAGTGAAGTCAAAGGGCGCTACATTTGGGAATTGTTCCCGAACTCAGACTTAGCTCGACAAGCCAAAACTACTTTTGAGTCTTTACAATCTGGTAATTTTCCCCAGCAGTATGAAGGCAGTTGGGTGAGCAAAGATCAACAACTCAGACTGATTGCCTGGTCAGATACTGCTTTACTGGATAATGAAGGTGAAATTGAGTACATCATCAAAACAGGGATTGACATTACTGAACGGAAACAGGCAGAAGAGGAACTCAAAGCGTCGGAACAGCGGCTATCTTTTCTATTCCGCCAAAGTGCACTGGCAGTTGTGGAATGGGATTTAAACTTTCAAGTCACTGCTTGGAATCCAGCGGCAGAGCAGATTTTTGGTTACACGGCTACAGAGGCGATCGGACACCATGCCGCAGAATTAATTGTGCCTGCGTCTGCCAGAAAGGTAGTCGATCAAGTTCTGAACGAGCTGTTGATTGATACCAGAGGACGCTACAGCGTCAACGAAAATATTACGAAAGACGGCAAAACCATTATTTGCGAATGGTTCAATACGCCTTTAGTAGGGGATGCTGGAAAGATTGTTGGAGTTGCTTCCTTGACACTGGATATTACTGAGCGCACGCAAGCCGAAGCTGCGTTAAGGCAAGCAAAAGAGGAAGCTGAGGTTGCACTCAAAACCTTACAGCAAACTCAGGCACAGCTTATTCAGGCAGAGAAAATGTCAGGTTTGGGGCAACTGGTTGCTGGTGTTGCTCACGAAATTAATAATCCAGTCAACTTTATCTATGGCAACCTGAGCCATACTGCCGACTACACGCAAAATTTACTAAAGTTGATTCAACTTTACCAGCAAACCTATCCAACTAATGCCCACATTCAGGAAAAAATTGAAGAGTTCGAGTTGGACTTCATTAGTGAAGATTTGCCCAAAATGCTGACTTCAATGAAGGTAGGAGCCGATCGCATTCGTCAAATTGTCCTGTCGCTACGAAACTTCTCGCGGCTGGATGAGGCAGAAAAGAAGCCTGTTGATATCCACGAGGGAATTGACAGCACATTGATGATTTTGCAAAATCGACTGAAGGCAAAACCGGAGCATCCTGCTATTGAAATTGTTAAAGAGTACGGTGAGTTACCGCTAGTAGAGTGCTATGCCGGACAGTTGAACCAAGTCTTTATGAATATTCTGGCAAATGCGATTGATGCTTTAGAAAACTACGACAATCAGCGTTCTCTAAAAGACATCCAAAAGAATCCCAGTTGTATCACTATTCGGACTAAGCTAGTCACAAAAGAAACTGAGCCAGGTTCTTCTAAGAACGTGGTGATTCAATTTCAAGACAATGGATCGGGGATGACGGAAACTGTTAGACAACAGGTGTTTAATCCCTTCTTCACCACAAAACCAACTGGTAAAGGAACTGGATTAGGGCTATCCATCAGCTATCAAATTGTAGTTGATAAGCACGGTGGCTCCATCGAGTGCTTCTCTCAACCCCATCAAGGAACAGAGTTCCGAATTGAAATTCCTGTATTGCAAAGCGGTGCTGTAGCACTCGTGGGTAAATAA
- a CDS encoding cation:proton antiporter, with translation MFLNHTITALSSGMASLVAPIPLLATVEAENSPIVMSGVLLSLVVIYVASKIGAEVALKFDFPPVLGELVAGVIIGISALHLIVFPGSELSASNSGIMTVLQSINHLSPAALTSVFESQSEVISVLAELGVIILLFEIGLESDLKQLKQVGIQATVVACVGVAVPFAAGTAGLMIIFHTAAIPAIFAGAALTATSIGITSKVLSDLGQLNSKEGQIIVGAAVIDDVLGIIVLAVVASLAKTGEIDVVNVIYLIVSATVFLLGSILLGGVFDKTFSAVVGQLKTRGNIIIPAFIFAYFMAFLGNAIHLEAILGAFAAGLVLDESDARQELDELVKPIADLFVPIFFVTVGARADLGVLNPTVPDNRAGLLIAVFLIVVAILGKIVTGWVVFGQPGINRLAIGVGMIPRGEVGLVFAGIGSASGVLDKPLEVSIIIMVILTTFLAPPFLRIAFGDTVEPPASGELSSEKIV, from the coding sequence ATGTTTTTGAACCATACAATTACAGCTTTAAGTTCTGGGATGGCATCCCTAGTTGCTCCCATACCTTTGTTAGCAACAGTCGAGGCAGAAAATTCGCCGATCGTTATGAGCGGAGTTTTGCTCAGTTTGGTAGTGATTTATGTCGCCAGTAAAATCGGCGCAGAAGTGGCTCTAAAGTTTGATTTTCCGCCGGTTTTGGGTGAACTTGTAGCAGGGGTGATTATCGGGATATCTGCTTTACACTTGATCGTTTTTCCCGGAAGCGAGCTGTCAGCATCCAACTCAGGGATTATGACAGTTCTGCAATCGATCAATCATCTCTCTCCTGCCGCCCTCACCAGTGTCTTTGAATCGCAGAGTGAAGTCATTTCAGTGCTAGCTGAATTAGGCGTGATTATTCTGCTGTTTGAAATTGGCTTAGAGTCGGATCTCAAACAACTCAAGCAAGTCGGAATTCAAGCTACCGTTGTCGCCTGCGTAGGTGTGGCAGTTCCCTTTGCCGCTGGTACTGCGGGCTTGATGATAATTTTCCACACGGCGGCAATTCCAGCAATTTTTGCGGGGGCAGCTTTGACGGCAACCAGCATTGGAATTACATCTAAAGTGTTGTCTGATTTAGGACAACTGAACTCTAAAGAAGGTCAAATTATTGTCGGTGCGGCGGTGATTGATGATGTGTTGGGAATTATTGTCCTGGCTGTTGTCGCCAGTTTAGCCAAAACCGGTGAGATTGATGTTGTTAATGTCATCTATTTGATTGTCAGTGCAACTGTTTTTCTGCTAGGTTCGATTCTGTTGGGGGGTGTCTTCGACAAAACCTTCTCGGCGGTGGTGGGTCAACTCAAAACTCGCGGCAATATTATCATCCCGGCATTTATTTTTGCCTACTTCATGGCTTTTCTGGGCAATGCAATTCATCTCGAAGCAATTTTGGGTGCGTTTGCGGCTGGTTTGGTGTTGGATGAAAGCGATGCCCGCCAGGAGTTGGATGAACTGGTGAAACCCATCGCCGATTTATTTGTACCCATCTTCTTTGTAACGGTAGGGGCACGGGCGGATTTGGGGGTTTTGAACCCAACAGTGCCGGATAATCGGGCGGGACTTTTGATTGCCGTATTTTTGATTGTGGTTGCTATTTTGGGCAAGATCGTAACAGGTTGGGTGGTGTTTGGTCAGCCTGGAATTAATCGATTGGCGATCGGAGTGGGGATGATTCCTCGGGGCGAAGTCGGGTTAGTGTTTGCCGGCATCGGTTCCGCGAGTGGGGTTTTGGATAAACCGTTAGAAGTCTCGATTATTATCATGGTCATTCTGACGACTTTTTTGGCTCCGCCTTTTCTGCGGATTGCCTTTGGCGATACCGTAGAGCCTCCTGCTAGTGGGGAACTTTCTAGCGAGAAAATCGTTTGA
- a CDS encoding ADP-ribosylglycohydrolase family protein → MTVPRLEQFRGCLIGQCLGDAIGCRVEGYSPEVCQNFVRSQVRLKKIKDRDRFGFPFGQYTDDSQLARELLQSYLACGEFDPSDYATRIADIFAQQRIVGRGRATEEAANRLIRGVAWQEAGTPAPNAGNGSAMRAGPIGLIFYDDPSQLVQAACDQGRITHQDSRCSAGAVAIAGAVAIALQSNMMIETEPFLGQLSEWVGEVDSSFAALLKDLIDWVKLPPESAVELISRAGLPLNYQDSWQGISPFVVGSVLWSLYAFLRTPQDYWETLCTSIAVGGDVDTTAAMACAISGAFLGLEAIPNQLAEFLNDRGTWGLGELIKLADNCYQLKVKL, encoded by the coding sequence ATGACAGTCCCGCGTCTGGAACAATTTAGAGGTTGTCTGATCGGTCAGTGTCTCGGCGACGCTATAGGCTGTAGAGTAGAAGGCTATTCTCCGGAAGTTTGCCAAAACTTTGTCCGCTCCCAAGTTAGACTCAAAAAAATCAAAGATCGCGATCGCTTCGGCTTTCCTTTTGGTCAATACACCGACGACTCCCAACTCGCCCGCGAACTCCTCCAAAGCTACCTCGCTTGTGGCGAATTCGACCCCAGCGACTACGCCACCCGTATTGCTGACATTTTCGCTCAACAGCGCATTGTCGGGCGGGGTCGAGCGACAGAAGAAGCTGCAAACCGCCTGATACGGGGCGTTGCTTGGCAAGAAGCTGGTACTCCTGCTCCCAATGCTGGTAATGGCAGTGCTATGAGGGCTGGACCGATCGGCTTAATATTCTACGATGACCCGTCCCAGCTTGTACAAGCTGCTTGCGATCAAGGGCGCATCACCCATCAAGATTCGCGGTGTTCTGCCGGGGCTGTGGCGATCGCCGGGGCTGTGGCGATCGCCCTTCAATCTAACATGATGATTGAAACTGAGCCATTTCTCGGTCAACTGAGCGAATGGGTAGGAGAAGTTGATTCTTCCTTTGCTGCTTTGCTCAAAGATTTGATTGATTGGGTCAAATTGCCTCCAGAGTCAGCCGTAGAGTTGATTTCTCGAGCTGGACTCCCGTTAAACTACCAGGACTCTTGGCAAGGAATCTCGCCTTTTGTAGTTGGTAGCGTCTTGTGGAGTTTATATGCGTTTTTGAGAACGCCTCAAGATTACTGGGAAACTCTCTGCACTAGCATCGCCGTCGGTGGCGATGTGGATACCACCGCAGCAATGGCTTGTGCCATCAGCGGGGCGTTTCTGGGCCTAGAAGCCATCCCGAATCAACTAGCGGAATTTTTGAACGATCGGGGTACCTGGGGCCTGGGCGAACTGATTAAACTCGCTGACAATTGTTATCAGTTGAAAGTCAAGTTGTAG
- the hisA gene encoding 1-(5-phosphoribosyl)-5-[(5-phosphoribosylamino)methylideneamino]imidazole-4-carboxamide isomerase: protein MNVIPAIDLLDGKCVRLYQGDYAKSQTFNDNPVAVARQWVNEGATMLHLVDLDGAKAGHPVNQAAIEAIVRSVDVPCQVGGGMRDRASVAAILNLGVRRVILGTVAVEQPQLVGELCAEFPGRILVGIDARNGKVATRGWLETSEVLATELAQKMAELGAAEIIYTDIHRDGTMEGPNLESLREIANAISIPVIASGGVSSIADLLSLLALEPIGVKSAIVGRAIYTGDILLKEAIQAVGQGRWQDVPPDLGSSSFA from the coding sequence ATGAATGTAATTCCAGCGATCGACTTATTGGATGGAAAATGCGTCAGATTGTATCAGGGAGACTACGCGAAGTCTCAAACTTTTAACGACAACCCCGTCGCAGTCGCCAGACAGTGGGTAAATGAAGGCGCAACCATGCTGCATTTAGTAGACCTCGACGGCGCCAAAGCAGGTCATCCAGTCAACCAAGCAGCCATTGAAGCGATCGTCCGATCAGTAGACGTTCCCTGTCAAGTAGGTGGGGGAATGCGCGATCGCGCTTCTGTTGCTGCTATCCTCAATTTAGGCGTCCGGCGCGTCATTCTCGGCACGGTCGCCGTCGAACAACCGCAATTAGTCGGCGAATTGTGCGCCGAATTTCCCGGCCGAATTCTGGTGGGAATAGATGCCAGAAATGGTAAAGTTGCGACTAGAGGCTGGCTAGAAACTTCGGAAGTTTTAGCAACAGAATTGGCGCAAAAAATGGCAGAGTTAGGGGCTGCTGAAATTATTTACACCGACATTCACCGCGACGGTACTATGGAAGGGCCGAATTTGGAATCTTTGCGCGAAATTGCTAACGCTATTTCGATTCCGGTGATTGCTTCCGGTGGCGTTAGTTCGATCGCAGATTTGTTAAGTTTGCTGGCTTTGGAACCAATTGGTGTCAAAAGTGCGATCGTCGGTAGGGCAATTTATACCGGCGATATCTTGCTAAAAGAAGCAATTCAAGCAGTCGGACAAGGGCGGTGGCAGGATGTACCGCCAGATTTGGGTTCTTCAAGCTTTGCTTGA
- a CDS encoding glycoside hydrolase family 10 protein has product MIKLHKWQRILALIVVFAIALTSSPILSPRLLAQTRLQTPTTELRGVWLTNIDSEVMFSRNNIIDAVNRLDQLNFNTIYPTVWQGGYTLYPSAAAQRVFGQSIDPSPGLKDRDILKEIIAQSRQKGIAVIPWFEFGFMAPAESELATLHPDWLAHRRDGSTIWKEGKHDRVWLNPFHPEVQQFILDLILEIVDNYDIDGIQFDDHFGLPVEFGYEPLTVLMYQEQIKSPPSDDPRETFWVRWRADKINDFMGRVSRAIKSRKEKCIVSLSPNPFHFSLPAHLQDWFTWERRGYIQEIVLQVYRSDIKRFSAELEREEVKLAKLNIPTAIGILTGLKNNSVPLKQIQEQVQEVRKRNFAGVSFFFYESLSNWARETPEQRNSALQEFFPTKMQRPPSEARI; this is encoded by the coding sequence ATGATTAAATTGCACAAATGGCAGCGGATACTGGCTTTAATAGTTGTTTTTGCGATCGCCCTTACCTCCTCCCCCATATTATCCCCGCGTCTGTTAGCTCAAACCCGCCTCCAAACCCCAACAACTGAATTGCGCGGCGTCTGGCTGACGAACATTGACAGCGAGGTTATGTTCTCCCGCAACAACATCATTGACGCTGTAAATCGACTCGATCAACTCAATTTTAATACCATCTATCCCACTGTTTGGCAAGGAGGCTATACGCTTTATCCGAGCGCTGCAGCCCAACGAGTATTCGGACAGTCGATCGACCCATCGCCCGGATTGAAAGACCGAGACATCCTCAAAGAAATTATAGCCCAATCCCGCCAAAAAGGTATAGCAGTAATCCCCTGGTTTGAGTTTGGTTTCATGGCTCCCGCCGAATCGGAATTAGCCACACTTCACCCCGACTGGCTGGCGCACCGACGCGACGGTTCAACTATTTGGAAAGAAGGCAAACACGATCGAGTTTGGTTGAATCCTTTTCATCCCGAAGTCCAGCAATTTATCTTAGATTTAATCCTAGAAATTGTCGATAATTATGATATAGATGGCATTCAATTTGACGACCATTTTGGCTTGCCAGTAGAATTTGGTTACGAGCCCTTAACAGTGTTAATGTATCAAGAACAAATCAAAAGCCCTCCCTCCGACGACCCCCGCGAAACCTTCTGGGTGCGCTGGCGCGCGGACAAAATCAATGACTTCATGGGGCGAGTTTCCCGCGCCATCAAATCCCGCAAAGAAAAATGTATTGTCAGCTTATCTCCGAACCCTTTTCACTTTTCTTTACCCGCCCACTTGCAGGACTGGTTTACCTGGGAAAGACGCGGCTACATCCAAGAAATTGTGTTGCAGGTTTATCGCAGCGATATCAAGCGTTTTAGTGCCGAACTGGAACGGGAAGAAGTTAAACTGGCTAAACTTAACATTCCAACTGCAATCGGCATTTTAACTGGTCTTAAAAATAATTCTGTACCCCTTAAGCAAATTCAAGAACAAGTGCAAGAAGTGCGAAAAAGAAATTTCGCTGGCGTGTCGTTCTTTTTCTACGAAAGTTTATCGAATTGGGCGAGGGAAACCCCCGAACAGCGCAATTCGGCATTGCAAGAGTTCTTTCCCACAAAGATGCAGCGCCCGCCATCCGAAGCCAGAATTTGA